Below is a genomic region from Ascaphus truei isolate aAscTru1 chromosome 8, aAscTru1.hap1, whole genome shotgun sequence.
gatctgtatcccgggaagcagggggtccccggagctgaaatgaatggtgttcagctccggagaccccctgcttcaatcctgtgttaaaaaactgtaatataaaaaaaaagcacaaattGCTCATTTAATACAGCAATCCTCCTCCAAatgctgtttatttttttttttacagtttaaaGCAGATGGCTGCAGAAGAGCATTggctcagtatctgtgactttgtaaatggttgctatagaaacaaaaaaggcttgttgcactataatacatacaaaatgtcattcagagttattttaaaaaaatgctacatgtattttctcatagtacagaactgacttattaaaaaaaaaagcatgcgtcggatattgcttggtctgcagctttaataacaaTAATGAATTACTTAACAGAAACGACATGGCCAAAAAATTAATTGAACAGGGAAATATTTGCcattagtaaaaaaaataaaaatttggaAGAACCACAGAGCAAAAACGCCTTAGATCCTGTATATAAAGTCCAAtccgcaagggccaccaccaggtcaggtttccaggatacccctgcttcagcacagggggctcaatcagtggctcagtcttgattgagccccctgtgctgaagcagatgctgattgagccacgtgtgctgaagcagggatatccttaaaacctgaccggttggtggccttggggactggagttggcctcccctggtgtATACCTTCCATTTATCGCCTTGCAGAGGGTAGGGACAGACTCAGCGGTCAGCGTGTTACAATGTAACACACGCTGCTTTGGAAACGACTGCGCTCACTGCTCTGCTAGTTGCTTCTGCCGGGGTACACCCCAACTTCCCTGTGTTTAATGACCCCGTTTCTTTCTCGGCAGCGGGGACGTCTCGTTGCAGCGTGGCTGGGAGGAAGGACAGCTGCTTCCTGCTCTTCCGCTTGCTGATCTTTATATAGCGGACTTGGAATATAAAGAATCTGGGAGCAGCCCAAACTCTGGCACCATCAGGTATTACTATGTGCATGTCTAGCCAAGCAGCTCTGCAAAGGCCTGTGTGTGTCTTGTGAAGCAGTTGAGGTTTTAgaccaggggcgggcaactccagtcctcgtggccaccaacaggtcaggttttcagaatatccctgcttcagcacaggtggcccaattattgagccatctgtgctgaagcagggactaattgagccacctgtattgAAGCacggctgattgagccaccggtgctgaagcagggatcaattgagccacctatgctgaagcaggaatatcctcgaGAACTGGTGTTGGCCACCTCTGGTTAGACTTAACCATTTAAAGTTggaaagctactttttattcctCATTCCAACTTGAGTCTGTGCTTGTCCTGTGACAGTCTGTGCTGGGCATGTCTGCAGTGCGTTTGTTTCCTGGGGTTATACATGTTGCTACAAAACAAGCATGAATCATGTAGAAACCTGTTGCATTCTTTGCTTGCTAGCTGCCTTAATCTGGGATTAGCAGCATGGCACAAAGCAGCATATTTCTGTATATTAAAGCCGCTCAATAGGAtagaaaaagaaacacattatGGGATGTTAgccataataaaaaataaattaaattaatgtCATCCATGAGCTGGGCCATGTTTCTTTATACCTATTGAGTTTTGACGATAAGTGCTTTTTTACTTTTTGTAGTACTCCAaattaaacacacacatatttctgtgtttctatatgtGAATACTTTACGGCTAGTACATAAATTAACCTAAAGGTATATTTATATGCAGTCGTGTTTTTGCATTGAATAAAGATGCTGGAATCCTACACAGAGATAAATACATTTACATCCACCATAATAATCCCACTTTAAACATGGgaattttaaagaaaaaaaaatcaataattaGTATAATTCTGGCCCCACTTCTAAAAAATGTCATAATCTCTATTAAGGAGTTCTCTTGTTAaatttacataattacatagtagatgaggcagatactttatcctatatttgtatttatagtacagtatattgatccagaggaagacaaacaaaaaaccccagtaaaatatcatcgaatgatgtctcataaggggaaaaataaattctttcctgactccaaatattggcaatcagattattattccctggatcagcatccttcccatgaaAGGGAGTGCTGTGTATTCTTAGCATTCGGAAGGATGGGTATAGTAGACTTGAGCTGTTCTTAGAAAGGTTCTTTTCTGTGATCTGCTTTCCTTGCTTCCATCTGTTTTGCATGGAGCCCGTGCTATGCTCTCTTCCTAACTGGCAGCGTCCCTTTATCTTGGCATCCAGACCTCATTTGCATCTACTCTTTAACCGGTGGCAAGACACGTTCACAGACAAAGACATATACATATTTAGAAATACATGATGATTACAGCCCCTTCAAACGTGTTACATATGTCCTGTGAAGTCTCTCTAGATATATGCTGGGCATTGTCAATGTACAGCTACTGTAGGTGAACGGGTTGACATGTGACAGTTTCTTAGCATGTGGTGCATGGTCTTCAGGTCTCCTGAGCTTTTATTCGCATGAGCTACGGGTGCTGCTTTGTGTGGTTGGGTCTGCATTTGTCCCTGCCTCTACTCTGTTGTGATGTGCTCTGCTTCTCCAGACTATATGGAAGGCTTTGAAACATATGAAACCTTTACCTTATTGACTGCAGTGTACCCTCCAATGAAGGCTCCAAAGACGACCCTGCTGTGTCCGATGAGATAGGACTGAGTCAGCTCCTGAGAGAATGGGGAAACCAGGTGCTCCCTGAGAAGATCCCTGAGAAGTCGGAACAATCACTTTCAGAGCTCGGCGATGCCTGTGATCTACAAAAACAGAGCACACCGGGAGCATCTCCAGCTTCCTGGGATACTGAAGACATAAAAGCAGCCACCAATGCATCCTCTAATATTGACGCCAACAAACATGCTCTGGCCACTGGCAGTGGGGAGTTAGAACTGAGTATTGggcttctgtctctcccaccccagCAGACACCAGAATTCTCACAATTATGCCCAAAGAATGCAGGCCCAACACAGCCGAATGAACTGCTGGGAAGACCAGAAGATACATTTATCGAAGCAGAGGATAGTGTTACTGTTCACAATGCACAGCAAGGTCTGTGTAGTTTATCTGACATTGAGACTTTGACTACAGATGGTGCAACTACTCAAACAGGCAGCCAAGACAGCTTAGTCTTGCCTTATCTGACAGATGGAAGCTCAGACAGGAATAGAGAGAGGATATCCAATGCAAATGAACTTGTATCATCAGGATATCTGGGCAGAGGAGAAACCACTGCAGCTTCAGGTTCTGAGCACAATCTCATGGTGTCAGAGAACAGTGGAGGTCCAGACACATTCAGTAATAAGATTGTTAATTCTTTGGCTAATTCACAATCTGTACCACAAGTCGGGGAGGCAGAGAGACTTCTGCAGGAACAGATGGATGATTATGCCGGTTACCATAGTTTTGTTAAAATAGAATCACAGGAAACAAGTCCCATAAAACTTATCAGTGATTCTAAGAGATGCTCTAATGATCTGGAAGAGAAGAAGACTTTGATTGACAGCGATGACTCAGGGAGCACAAAACAAGAAACAACCAGTCACCAAGACCTGAAAATAAAGTCCAGGACAAAGTTTGGTGCTTTGAACATGAAGGATAAAGCAAAAAATAAATCTATGGTACAGGCGGCAAAAGGCAATGTGGAAAATAGGATTTCTTCTGATGGGGAGAGCTCAAACAGTGCTCAGATTCTAAGAACAAACGAAGAGACTCTTTGCAAGCTCAAGAGCATTGATACCAATCTAAGTGGAATAAGCTTGGACATGACTCCACCAGGTAGCAGTCTGCTATATGTGAACATACAGAGCATCCCAGATAAGAAACCACTTGAGGACCATGGTAGCAGTAGAGAAGATCATAGCAGCTCAGAGACAGTGAAGCCAAACCTTTTTGAGGCTGTCAGTAGATCTAAATATGTGACAAGCCCACCGAACATTGTGGAGAGTCCTCCTTCCAGTATCCAGGTGATGGCAAGCAACCAAAAACCAAATACAATTATTCAGCCTGTTGGAGATATTTATGTACAGAAGTGTACAGACAATGCACTTAAGCAAGATATAACTGGATTTGCCCTCAAAGATGTGCTGTCTGAGGTAGAAATGATGTCAGGGATTATTAGAGATCCTGATCTAGCAGAGCTGCATTCAGTAGGACCACACCAAGACCTGAAGGATACATTCTATGAACTCCAGCCGAAAGCACTCCCATATAACAGTGAGACTGAGCTCCCCTCACAGCAACATTGTAGTGTGGAGGGTAAAAAACCTACAGAAACATATTATATGGAGGGATATGGAGTTGGTGATATATGTAGCCCCAGGCAAGGTATCTTTGATAGCGACAGAAAAATATCAACTAAGGATCAGAAGAAATCTGCAGGAACTGATATAGAAACCACTTATTTATCTGTTTCGGCAAGTCCTAGTAAATTGAGATACACCCCAGTTATCAAACGTGACCATTTACTGAAGGAGACAGTTCAGTCTTTGGATGCAACGTCTACAAAAGTATCAACAGGAGAAGAAGTTATTCTCTCACACCCTGTGATTGGGACTCATCTAACTTTTACTGGAGAGGAGGCTCCTACAATTATAGACGCTGAGTATTTGGCATGTCCACGGGAACAAGGCAAACAAAGTCACATTGAAATGATTGGGGAGATTCCAGATGAAATCCAGCCCATGACCAGCCAAAGCCAAAACCAAGGTGAAACTAAGATATGTTTAAATACTACGGATCAGAACCAAGACAGTGACATTAATGCTAGGCTGCAATTACCCATCCTCTCTGATGTGGGGAGCCTTAACCTCAAGCCAGATGGCACACAGAAACAAGCACCACTGGGTCAGCTCATCCAGAATTCTTCCACTATAACCTCAGTAGTCTTAAAGTCCCTGGAGGAAGAAAACCTCAGCACAAACTTGGGAAACAGGACTAAGGAGAATAAGGAGGGGCCTCTAATCACTTTGAGTCAGCAAGAAAGTGCGTCCACAGAGTACACACCCTATCTAACTTCTGACAAACTGCTGTATCCTGCCATGGTGTGGGAGGAGAAAGAGCATACTTCAAAACTTCATGAGCATCCCACAGCCTGTGTGTCAGACCCACAGCTGGTAGCCAGTGAAATGGACAAGTGCGATCCTAAGACAAGCACAGAAGCTGGATTCCAATGGTGGTCTGATGCAACTGGAGGAAATGCAGATATGGTAGAGCTGCCTGGAATACTAGGGGAAACAAAAACAGTGAAGTTTAGTGTGACACCTGTAGACGGCAGCATTACTGACCAGAACCAATTACTGGGATGGAAGAATAAGGACCACAGCAATGAAATTCCTGAGCCACCTCCAAAAGGATATATAAATGATTTACCTGCTTTGGAAATACCAGACTCTCTACTTCCGGTATCACCTGCCAAGTGCAGCACCATGGAAGTGTCCCAGGATGAATATCGTGCTAACACACCACATCGTGAAGGAAAGCATGTGGGGAAAACTTCCCGACAACCAATGAGCCCTCTCTGCCAAGATTTGTATTGTGAGACTGAGACGAAATCATTAGGAGGATATCCATTCTCTAAGTCTGAGCCTCTACAAACTCCCACAGCTATATCATCAAGCCAAAGCTTGCAATCTCAGTCTAGCTTTAGTCCTGTTGTGGAGAAAGAGATGCCAGTTTTTGCTCTTGCCGCCCATGATGTGGAACAAAATAAGGGTCCCAAAATAACCATCTGCGCAGAGGACAAAACAAAGATGTGCATGGACACTCAGATTCCGGTGGAAGAATTAGAGACTGAAGAACACTCATCTGGGAAAGATTCATGTGAAGACACCTCTGAAAAGCTGTGCAAAGGTCAATTGCGGGGGTCGACAGGTACTGATACCAGCTCCCCGTATATCAAAACCCCATCTGACACATTGGATGAGAATTTTTATGACACTTCTAACATTACACCTGCACAAACTCCCTGTGTTGTTGGCATTCAGAGTTGTGTCATGAAAGGTGCCACAGAGCTTCTCAGCCATGAGGATCTGCCAGAAGATATTAAACATAATGAACATGTGAGTGAAAGGCCCTCTGTGGTTCCACAAACAGAGAAACTGAAACCTTCCAAACCATCTAATGTTTCTAGTGCAGCGGTGGGAGAGACATCCTCCAAGTTTGACGCGGCATCCAAAAATCTAGTAGCAAAGCAGACACAAATTATAAAGACACAGCCAGATGCACAAATGTTGGCCACTGAAAGTATTGCTGATCATTCAATGCAAAATGTATTGAAGTTGGATGGACCACTGGAGAGTGGGAAAAAGAGGAAGCCGACTCAAGAAAATGAAATCAATTTCCAGACTTCCAGCACGCTTTCTGTTTCAGAGGCTGCAGAGAGGACAGAAGGCCCGTTAATACTTGCAGGCCCAGAGTGCAATCATAATAAGCAAGAGGCCAGGGACGATGCCCAGATCATTCACTTTGAAGAAGTGTCTGCTGTGGGGACTCTGTCACAAGATGGGATCAAAGGTTTGAGAACAGCTCAAATTGAACAGTTCAACATTCCAAATGTTCTTCTTTCAGAGCTAACACTCACATGTATTAACATGGGAAGTTCAGAGGAAACACTGGATATTCAACAACATAGAGTACATCAGGAAATACACCCTCAAGTGAAACATCCTGAGATGGTTTGTGAAGGAATACTTAACATCAGTACTGGAGGGATAGAGGTGACTGATTATAGTTTTAAGGATCTGCAAAATGACGATGTCAGAAATCCGATGGATGGGGATGTTTTAGTAGGATCTAACAAAGAAACTGATACAATATATGTTCCTGAAAGCGATTCATCCACAGGAGCAATGCATGAGGAGTCAAATAGGATGACTGACAGCAATAGTCTCAAGATTCAGAAATTCACCTCTTCTGTGCAGCAAGCTACATTTGACAAACCTGGATCATCTTTAGAGGGACAAAACAATGTTGTTATATCTGAAGTCTTAGGCTCTGCCTCTGTAGAACTAGGAGAAGTCGCTCATGAGCTAGACAGAGCATCTGATGATCTGATTCATGCCACCAGTAAGGAAGAAATGGAATCCAAAGCACCAGGTTTTGCCCTCAATGAATTGGAAATTGCCACTGAGACTCCAGATGCGCCCTATGAAGATAagggaaaaaagagagaaaggacATCTCCAAGGCCACAGCTCACCAATAAAGAAAATACGTGTGATGTGTCAGGTTTTGTTCTAAAAGAGAGAGAAATTACTTCAAGGGAGCAATATTTTACCCCTAAAAACTCAGATATAACACCAGTGGAACCTAGTCTTACTGGAAAAGTGATTGAAAAACCATTGTCAGACTCAGGTCTGACC
It encodes:
- the TACC2 gene encoding transforming acidic coiled-coil-containing protein 2 isoform X6 — protein: MGNDNSTQSEAQQKVTADTSSISLQLPAEGPQQEPIPVLVPQYDTDIKGTEQNREGGGDRVGETHSVSSLYPENPTVSAAEPSGDVSLQRGWEEGQLLPALPLADLYIADLEYKESGSSPNSGTISVPSNEGSKDDPAVSDEIGLSQLLREWGNQVLPEKIPEKSEQSLSELGDACDLQKQSTPGASPASWDTEDIKAATNASSNIDANKHALATGSGELELSIGLLSLPPQQTPEFSQLCPKNAGPTQPNELLGRPEDTFIEAEDSVTVHNAQQGLCSLSDIETLTTDGATTQTGSQDSLVLPYLTDGSSDRNRERISNANELVSSGYLGRGETTAASGSEHNLMVSENSGGPDTFSNKIVNSLANSQSVPQVGEAERLLQEQMDDYAGYHSFVKIESQETSPIKLISDSKRCSNDLEEKKTLIDSDDSGSTKQETTSHQDLKIKSRTKFGALNMKDKAKNKSMVQAAKGNVENRISSDGESSNSAQILRTNEETLCKLKSIDTNLSGISLDMTPPGSSLLYVNIQSIPDKKPLEDHGSSREDHSSSETVKPNLFEAVSRSKYVTSPPNIVESPPSSIQVMASNQKPNTIIQPVGDIYVQKCTDNALKQDITGFALKDVLSEVEMMSGIIRDPDLAELHSVGPHQDLKDTFYELQPKALPYNSETELPSQQHCSVEGKKPTETYYMEGYGVGDICSPRQGIFDSDRKISTKDQKKSAGTDIETTYLSVSASPSKLRYTPVIKRDHLLKETVQSLDATSTKVSTGEEVILSHPVIGTHLTFTGEEAPTIIDAEYLACPREQGKQSHIEMIGEIPDEIQPMTSQSQNQGETKICLNTTDQNQDSDINARLQLPILSDVGSLNLKPDGTQKQAPLGQLIQNSSTITSVVLKSLEEENLSTNLGNRTKENKEGPLITLSQQESASTEYTPYLTSDKLLYPAMVWEEKEHTSKLHEHPTACVSDPQLVASEMDKCDPKTSTEAGFQWWSDATGGNADMVELPGILGETKTVKFSVTPVDGSITDQNQLLGWKNKDHSNEIPEPPPKGYINDLPALEIPDSLLPVSPAKCSTMEVSQDEYRANTPHREGKHVGKTSRQPMSPLCQDLYCETETKSLGGYPFSKSEPLQTPTAISSSQSLQSQSSFSPVVEKEMPVFALAAHDVEQNKGPKITICAEDKTKMCMDTQIPVEELETEEHSSGKDSCEDTSEKLCKGQLRGSTGTDTSSPYIKTPSDTLDENFYDTSNITPAQTPCVVGIQSCVMKGATELLSHEDLPEDIKHNEHVSERPSVVPQTEKLKPSKPSNVSSAAVGETSSKFDAASKNLVAKQTQIIKTQPDAQMLATESIADHSMQNVLKLDGPLESGKKRKPTQENEINFQTSSTLSVSEAAERTEGPLILAGPECNHNKQEARDDAQIIHFEEVSAVGTLSQDGIKGLRTAQIEQFNIPNVLLSELTLTCINMGSSEETLDIQQHRVHQEIHPQVKHPEMVCEGILNISTGGIEVTDYSFKDLQNDDVRNPMDGDVLVGSNKETDTIYVPESDSSTGAMHEESNRMTDSNSLKIQKFTSSVQQATFDKPGSSLEGQNNVVISEVLGSASVELGEVAHELDRASDDLIHATSKEEMESKAPGFALNELEIATETPDAPYEDKGKKRERTSPRPQLTNKENTCDVSGFVLKEREITSREQYFTPKNSDITPVEPSLTGKVIEKPLSDSGLTPKETSIISDEPCLNPKETAISEEPCCTPKETEILSDEPYHIPKEPKIPSDEPCLTPKETEILSDDDEPYRTPKETEIVSENSYPTPVELTPDDQIVALLETNFTAKEPVPAPKDTKLTHEKRHIEETEMTRKETNLASDELCSNIKKSSSTTEQPISALKGLEFAIKEKKLTSVDTDPQAFKSARETEKTSSAHGDLSPAHEKLVSPHAELASWSPFTRNPTFPSSDSYSFTQKLRSVLHSDRTLTKKAVAPTSPEPQARPSTLKLFAEGAALERSSDSEEAFETPESTTPVKSAPPVPVPLLPEVQEQEPQEQQQQQPPPPQEQVEPKPQEPQSNQEGEEIPQPLLLSEDIVVFDEDKPIASSGTYNLDFASVEPVDPLSSSSEVPARIRRKSTDSVPVSRTTLSRSLSLQAADFQGEDLIGSHGGSDSACSTLRRAKKPRPASLKKKPTGAKKQSEAPGTKDTQQAVTGESQEVEVDRGLQAYPGDSLALPQIETELPLVEAQQISTFSPIEVSSVDPQEVSVGGISLSDPPVPCPPQATEKELLSLLARQGPEVTPSDTGGTENPGVIGQAVRLEFDYSEEAHEGHPHPRKGKKPSGKMPLRKPKAKKAVEKPEPPGSPSPIPAESADIPISKGSYTYNMDMWDDPNFNPFSSSGRMPESSSANQEPPELFKPVSHRAESPAKSPASFEIPTSGSEQNSGEGNKPTKKKKTPLKTDTFRVKKSPKRSPVNENGSEELMCLSTPDTPPVITSEDHATDEEKLASSVSSQKWTCMAVDLEPEKHDYPQPSDLTSFVIEDQFHSSTDDIEYGNTYSMEYMEKTGTCSPLRDLPQTQSLYLMFEASQESPGKSPAKFSETSTPGTGSSFDTMEPALFSGQLPFPRSPPIMQDTIRQPLERPRQREEDPGGMGSGKMELGSPEDVYIAAETLLSRISHQAALCDQLNYLEPDLAEKNPQAFAQKLQRDTLDAMSHSALYSRAVAMETASGGILLPYQQPDIDTALQLAREEITAKEREVTQWKEKYEGSRCEVVEMRKIVAEYEKTIAQMIEDEQREKSLSHHMVQQLILEKEQALSDLNSVEKSLADLFRRYEKMKEVLEGFRKNEEVLKKCAQEYLARVKKEEQRYHALKIHAEEKLDRANADIAQVRSRSQQEQAAYQASLRKEQLRVDALERTLEQKNKEIEELTKICDELISKMGKS
- the TACC2 gene encoding transforming acidic coiled-coil-containing protein 2 isoform X2; the protein is MGNDNSTQSEAQKVTADTSSISLQLPAEGPQQEPIPVLVPQYDTDIKGTEQNREGGGDRVGETHSVSSLYPENPTVSAAEPSGDVSLQRGWEEGQLLPALPLADLYIADLEYKESGSSPNSGTISVPSNEGSKDDPAVSDEIGLSQLLREWGNQVLPEKIPEKSEQSLSELGDACDLQKQSTPGASPASWDTEDIKAATNASSNIDANKHALATGSGELELSIGLLSLPPQQTPEFSQLCPKNAGPTQPNELLGRPEDTFIEAEDSVTVHNAQQGLCSLSDIETLTTDGATTQTGSQDSLVLPYLTDGSSDRNRERISNANELVSSGYLGRGETTAASGSEHNLMVSENSGGPDTFSNKIVNSLANSQSVPQVGEAERLLQEQMDDYAGYHSFVKIESQETSPIKLISDSKRCSNDLEEKKTLIDSDDSGSTKQETTSHQDLKIKSRTKFGALNMKDKAKNKSMVQAAKGNVENRISSDGESSNSAQILRTNEETLCKLKSIDTNLSGISLDMTPPGSSLLYVNIQSIPDKKPLEDHGSSREDHSSSETVKPNLFEAVSRSKYVTSPPNIVESPPSSIQVMASNQKPNTIIQPVGDIYVQKCTDNALKQDITGFALKDVLSEVEMMSGIIRDPDLAELHSVGPHQDLKDTFYELQPKALPYNSETELPSQQHCSVEGKKPTETYYMEGYGVGDICSPRQGIFDSDRKISTKDQKKSAGTDIETTYLSVSASPSKLRYTPVIKRDHLLKETVQSLDATSTKVSTGEEVILSHPVIGTHLTFTGEEAPTIIDAEYLACPREQGKQSHIEMIGEIPDEIQPMTSQSQNQGETKICLNTTDQNQDSDINARLQLPILSDVGSLNLKPDGTQKQAPLGQLIQNSSTITSVVLKSLEEENLSTNLGNRTKENKEGPLITLSQQESASTEYTPYLTSDKLLYPAMVWEEKEHTSKLHEHPTACVSDPQLVASEMDKCDPKTSTEAGFQWWSDATGGNADMVELPGILGETKTVKFSVTPVDGSITDQNQLLGWKNKDHSNEIPEPPPKGYINDLPALEIPDSLLPVSPAKCSTMEVSQDEYRANTPHREGKHVGKTSRQPMSPLCQDLYCETETKSLGGYPFSKSEPLQTPTAISSSQSLQSQSSFSPVVEKEMPVFALAAHDVEQNKGPKITICAEDKTKMCMDTQIPVEELETEEHSSGKDSCEDTSEKLCKGQLRGSTGTDTSSPYIKTPSDTLDENFYDTSNITPAQTPCVVGIQSCVMKGATELLSHEDLPEDIKHNEHVSERPSVVPQTEKLKPSKPSNVSSAAVGETSSKFDAASKNLVAKQTQIIKTQPDAQMLATESIADHSMQNVLKLDGPLESGKKRKPTQENEINFQTSSTLSVSEAAERTEGPLILAGPECNHNKQEARDDAQIIHFEEVSAVGTLSQDGIKGLRTAQIEQFNIPNVLLSELTLTCINMGSSEETLDIQQHRVHQEIHPQVKHPEMVCEGILNISTGGIEVTDYSFKDLQNDDVRNPMDGDVLVGSNKETDTIYVPESDSSTGAMHEESNRMTDSNSLKIQKFTSSVQQATFDKPGSSLEGQNNVVISEVLGSASVELGEVAHELDRASDDLIHATSKEEMESKAPGFALNELEIATETPDAPYEDKGKKRERTSPRPQLTNKENTCDVSGFVLKEREITSREQYFTPKNSDITPVEPSLTGKVIEKPLSDSGLTPKETSIISDEPCLNPKETAISEEPCCTPKETEILSDEPYHIPKEPKIPSDEPCLTPKETEILSDDDEPYRTPKETEIVSENSYPTPVELTPDDQIVALLETNFTAKEPVPAPKDTKLTHEKRHIEETEMTRKETNLASDELCSNIKKSSSTTEQPISALKGLEFAIKEKKLTSVDTDPQAFKSARETEKTSSAHGDLSPAHEKLVSPHAELASWSPFTRNPTFPSSDSYSFTQKLRSVLHSDRTLTKKAVAPTSPEPQARPSTLKLFAEGAALERSSDSEEAFETPESTTPVKSAPPVPVPLLPEVQEQEPQEQQQQQPPPPQEQVEPKPQEPQSNQEGEEIPQPLLLSEDIVVFDEDKPIASSGTYNLDFASVEPVDPLSSSSEVPARIRRKSTDSVPVSRTTLSRSLSLQAADFQGEDLIGSHGGSDSACSTLRRAKKPRPASLKKKPTGAKKQSEAPGTKDTQQAVTGESQEVEVDRGLQAYPGDSLALPQIETELPLVEAQQISTFSPIEVSSVDPQEVSVGGISLSDPPVPCPPQATEKELLSLLARQGPEVTPSDTGGTENPGVIGQAVRLEFDYSEEAHEGHPHPRKGKKPSGKMPLRKPKAKKAVEKPEPPGSPSPIPAESADIPISKGSYTYNMDMWDDPNFNPFSSSGRMPESSSANQEPPELFKPVSHRAESPAKSPASFEIPTSGSEQNSGEGNKPTKKKKTPLKTDTFRVKKSPKRSPVNENGSEELMCLSTPDTPPVITSEDHATDEEKLASSVSSQKWTCMAVDLEPEKHDYPQPSDLTSFVIEDQFHSSTDDIEYGNTYSMEYMEKTGTCSPLRDLPQTQSLYLMFEASQESPGKSPAKFSETSTPGTGSSFDTMEPALFSGQLPFPRSPPIMQDTIRQPLERPRQREEDPGGMGSGKMELGSPEDVYIAAETLLSRISHQAALCDQLNYLEPDLAEKNPQAFAQKLQEELEFAAMRIEALTLARHISQTSQCSLHTERDTLDAMSHSALYSRAVAMETASGGILLPYQQPDIDTALQLAREEITAKEREVTQWKEKYEGSRCEVVEMRKIVAEYEKTIAQMIEDEQREKSLSHHMVQQLILEKEQALSDLNSVEKSLADLFRRYEKMKEVLEGFRKNEEVLKKCAQEYLARVKKEEQRYHALKIHAEEKLDRANADIAQVRSRSQQEQAAYQASLRKEQLRVDALERTLEQKNKEIEELTKICDELISKMGKS